One genomic region from Strix aluco isolate bStrAlu1 chromosome 25, bStrAlu1.hap1, whole genome shotgun sequence encodes:
- the ELAPOR1 gene encoding endosome/lysosome-associated apoptosis and autophagy regulator 1 isoform X3 yields MKAQACKPCAEGTYSLGTGVRFDEWDEVPHGFANVATNLEVDDGFGDAVENCTASTWVPLGDYVASNTDECTATLMYAVNLKQSGTVSFEYIYPDSSIVFEFFVQNDQCQPTVEESRWMRTTEKGWEFHSVELSRGNNVLYWRTTAFSVWSKVPKPVLVRNIGITGVAYTSECFPCKPGTYAPAAGSSACQLCPTDTFSSKGATACQPCEPATYAEPGSASCKPRPPCTDKDYFYTHTACDASGETQLMFKWAEPKICSEELPQAAKLPPSGVKTRCPPCNPGFAKGNGSTCQPCPYGSYSNGSGCLSCPAGTEPALGLEYKWWNVLPPNMETTVLSGINFEYKGMAGWEVAGDYIYTAAGASDNDFMILTLVVPGFSPPSPVLEDAESKEVARITFVFETVCSVSCELYFMVGINSRTNTPVETWTGPRGKQSYTYIVEKNATMSFTWAFQRTPYHEAGRRYTNDVAKLYSVNVTNVLGGVASFCRRCAPEPAGACAPCPPGNAVDRGACRPCPPGTYLRGHPSDGTPTCHPCGPGTHSNQLRSLCYNNCSFSLPLPGRILHYDFSALAAGTAFASGPSFTAKGLKYFHHFNISLCGNQGRKMASCSDNVTDARLPAGEGDPARVVTSYVCQSILVPPDVMGYKVAVSSQPVSLADRLVGVTAGSTLDGITSPPEHFPPGHPDLPDIVFFYRSNDVTQPCSGGRATAIRLRCDPLRLGAGTLAVPSKCPEGTCDGCTFHFLWVTGEGCPRCSAGHYRPIVSACLGGVQRTTYVWREPRLCRGGQSLPAQKVRGCRSVDFWLKVGISAGTCAAVLLAALAAYFWKKNQKLEYKYSKLVMNAAAKESELPAPDSCAIMEGEDAEDDLVFATKKSLFGKIKSLTSKRTPDGFDSVPLKTSSGSTAMEL; encoded by the exons ATGAAGGCGCAGGCGTGCAAGCCCTGTGCCGAGGGCACCTACTCGCTGGGCACCGGCGTCCGCTTCGACGAGTGGGACGAGGTGCCCCACGGCTTCGCCAACGTGGCCACCAACCTGGAGGTCGACGACGGTTTCGGCGACGCGGTGGAGAACTGCACGGC GTCGACGTGGGTGCCGCTGGGGGACTACGTGGCCTCCAACACGGACGAGTGCACGGCCACCCTCATGTACGCCGTCAACCTCAAGCAGTCGGGCACCGTCTCCTTCGAGTACATCTACCCCGACAGCAGCATCGTCTTCGAGTTCTTT GTGCAGAACGACCAGTGCCAGCCCACGGTGGAGGAGTCGCGCTGGATGCGGACGACGGAGAAGGGCTGGGAGTTTCACAGC GTCGAGCTGAGCCGCGGCAACAACGTGCTGTACTGGCGGACCACGGCTTTCTCCGTGTGGTCCAAGGTCCCCAAACCGGTGCTGGTGAGGAACATCGGCATCACAG GGGTGGCTTATACCTCCGAGTGCTTCCCCTGCAAACCGGGCACCTacgcgcccgccgccggctcctccgcctgccagctctgccccaccGACACCTTCTCCAGCAAAGGAGCCACCGCCTGCCAGCCCTGCGAGCCCGCCACCTACGCCG AGCCCGGCTCAGCGTCCTGCAAACCGCGGCCGCCCTGCACCGACAAGGATTACTTCTACACCCACACCGCCTGCGACGCCAGCGGGGAG ACCCAGCTGATGTTCAAGTGGGCAGAGCCAAAAATCTGCAGCGAGGAGCTTCCGCAGGCGGCCAAGCTGCCCCCGTCCGGGGTGAAAACCAGGTGCCCCCCCTGCAACCCCGGCTTTGCCAAAGGCAACGGCAGCACCTGCCAGCCCTGTCCCTACGGCTCCTACTCCAACGGCTCCG gcTGCCTCAGCTGCCCGGCGGGCACCGAGCCGGCGCTGGGGTTGGAGTACAAGTGGTGGAACGTGTTGCCCCCCAACATGGAGACCACCGTCCTCAGCGGCATCAACTTCGAGTACAAGGGGATGGCAG GCTGGGAGGTGGCCGGGGACTACATCTACACGGCGGCGGGAGCCTCCGATAACGACTTCATGATCCTCACGCTGGTGGTCCCTGGCTTCAG CCCTCCGAGCCCGGTGCTGGAGGATGCAGAGAGCAAGGAGGTGGCCAGGATCACCTTCGTCTTCGAGACGGTCTGCAGTGTCAGCTGCGAGCTCTACTTCATGGTG GGCATCAACTCCCGCACCAACACCCCGGTGGAGACGTGGACGGGCCCCAGGGGGAAGCAATCCTACACCTACATCGTGGAGAAAAATGCCACCATGAGCTTCACCTGGGCCTTCCAGCGCACCCCCTACCACGAGGCG GGCCGGCGATACACCAACGACGTGGCCAAGCTCTACTCTGTCAACGTCACCAACGTGCTGGGAGGGGTGGCGTCCTTCTGCCGGCGCTGCGCCCCCGAGCCGGCCGGAGCCTGCGCCCCGTGTCCCCCCGGGAACGCCGTGGACCGCGGCGcctgccggccctgcccgcccggcACCTACCTGCGGGGTCACCCCTCCGACGGGACCCCCACCTGCCACCCCTGCGGCCCCGGCACACACAGCAACCAG ctccgctCCCTCTGCTACAACAACTGCAGCTTCTCCCTGCCGCTGCCGGGCCGCATCCTGCACTACGACTTCTCGGCGCTGGCCGCCGGCACGGCCTTCGCCAGCGGGCCCAGCTTCACCGCCAAGGGCCTCAAGTACTTCCACCACTTCAACATCAGCCTCTGCGGCAACCAG GGCAGGAAGATGGCCTCGTGCAGTGACAACGTGACGGACGCGCGGCTGCCGGCGGGCGAGGGGGACCCTGCCCGGGTGGTGACGTCCTACGTCTGTCAGTCCATCCTGGTGCCCCCCGACGTCATGGGCTACAAGGTGGCCGTGTCCTCGCAGCCCGTCAGCCTGGCCGACCGCCTCGTGG GCGTCACCGCCGGCTCCACGCTGGACGGCATCACCTCCCCTCCGGAGCACTTTCCCCCCGGCCACCCCGACCTGCCTGACATCGTCTTCTTCTACAG GTCCAACGACGTGACGCAGCCCTGCAGCGGGGGACGGGCCACCGCCATCCGCCTGCGCTGCGACCCGCTGCGCCTGGGCGCCGGCACCCTGGCTGTGCCCAG CAAATGCCCCGAGGGCACCTGCGACGGCTGCACCTTCCACTTTCTCTGGGTGACGGGCGAGGGTTGTCCCCGCTGCTCCGCCGGCCACTATCGCCCCATCGTCAGCGCCTGCCTCGGCGGCGTCCAG AGAACCACTTACGTCTGGCGGGAGCCCCGGCTGTGCCGCGGCGGGCAGAGTTTGCCGGCGCAGAAGGTGAGGGGCTGCAGGAGCGTGGATTTTTGGCTGAAGGTGGGAATCTCCGCCGGCACCTGCGCCGCCGTCCTGCTCGCCGCCCTCGCCGCCTACTTCTGGAAAAAGAACCAAAA GCTGGAATATAAATACTCCAAACTGGTGATGAACGCGGCGGCCAAGGAGAGCGAGCTGCCGGCGCCGGATAGCTGCGCCATCATGGAGGGGGAGGACGCCGAGGACGACCTGGTTTTTGCCACCAAGAAGTCGCTTTTTGGCAAAATTAAGTCCCTCACGTCCAAG AGGACGCCGGATGGTTTCGACTCCGTCCCGCTGAAGACGTCGTCCGGCAGCACCGCCATGGAGCTgtga
- the ELAPOR1 gene encoding endosome/lysosome-associated apoptosis and autophagy regulator 1 isoform X1, with protein sequence MAGTGTAARWVLLTLWLATALSPGRTGERLHVCKESEYHYEYTACDSTGSRWRVAVPHTPGLCTGLPDPVKGTECSFSCKAGEFLDMKAQACKPCAEGTYSLGTGVRFDEWDEVPHGFANVATNLEVDDGFGDAVENCTASTWVPLGDYVASNTDECTATLMYAVNLKQSGTVSFEYIYPDSSIVFEFFVQNDQCQPTVEESRWMRTTEKGWEFHSVELSRGNNVLYWRTTAFSVWSKVPKPVLVRNIGITGVAYTSECFPCKPGTYAPAAGSSACQLCPTDTFSSKGATACQPCEPATYAEPGSASCKPRPPCTDKDYFYTHTACDASGETQLMFKWAEPKICSEELPQAAKLPPSGVKTRCPPCNPGFAKGNGSTCQPCPYGSYSNGSGCLSCPAGTEPALGLEYKWWNVLPPNMETTVLSGINFEYKGMAGWEVAGDYIYTAAGASDNDFMILTLVVPGFSPPSPVLEDAESKEVARITFVFETVCSVSCELYFMVGINSRTNTPVETWTGPRGKQSYTYIVEKNATMSFTWAFQRTPYHEAGRRYTNDVAKLYSVNVTNVLGGVASFCRRCAPEPAGACAPCPPGNAVDRGACRPCPPGTYLRGHPSDGTPTCHPCGPGTHSNQLRSLCYNNCSFSLPLPGRILHYDFSALAAGTAFASGPSFTAKGLKYFHHFNISLCGNQGRKMASCSDNVTDARLPAGEGDPARVVTSYVCQSILVPPDVMGYKVAVSSQPVSLADRLVGVTAGSTLDGITSPPEHFPPGHPDLPDIVFFYRSNDVTQPCSGGRATAIRLRCDPLRLGAGTLAVPSKCPEGTCDGCTFHFLWVTGEGCPRCSAGHYRPIVSACLGGVQRTTYVWREPRLCRGGQSLPAQKVRGCRSVDFWLKVGISAGTCAAVLLAALAAYFWKKNQKLEYKYSKLVMNAAAKESELPAPDSCAIMEGEDAEDDLVFATKKSLFGKIKSLTSKRTPDGFDSVPLKTSSGSTAMEL encoded by the exons TCTGAGTATCACTATGAGTACACGGCGTGTGACAGCACGGGCTCGCGCTGGAGGGTGGCCGTGCCACACACGCCAGGGCTCTGCACCGGCCTGCCGGACCCCGTCAAGGGCACCGAGTGCT CTTTCTCCTGCAAGGCGGGCGAGTTCCTGGACATGAAGGCGCAGGCGTGCAAGCCCTGTGCCGAGGGCACCTACTCGCTGGGCACCGGCGTCCGCTTCGACGAGTGGGACGAGGTGCCCCACGGCTTCGCCAACGTGGCCACCAACCTGGAGGTCGACGACGGTTTCGGCGACGCGGTGGAGAACTGCACGGC GTCGACGTGGGTGCCGCTGGGGGACTACGTGGCCTCCAACACGGACGAGTGCACGGCCACCCTCATGTACGCCGTCAACCTCAAGCAGTCGGGCACCGTCTCCTTCGAGTACATCTACCCCGACAGCAGCATCGTCTTCGAGTTCTTT GTGCAGAACGACCAGTGCCAGCCCACGGTGGAGGAGTCGCGCTGGATGCGGACGACGGAGAAGGGCTGGGAGTTTCACAGC GTCGAGCTGAGCCGCGGCAACAACGTGCTGTACTGGCGGACCACGGCTTTCTCCGTGTGGTCCAAGGTCCCCAAACCGGTGCTGGTGAGGAACATCGGCATCACAG GGGTGGCTTATACCTCCGAGTGCTTCCCCTGCAAACCGGGCACCTacgcgcccgccgccggctcctccgcctgccagctctgccccaccGACACCTTCTCCAGCAAAGGAGCCACCGCCTGCCAGCCCTGCGAGCCCGCCACCTACGCCG AGCCCGGCTCAGCGTCCTGCAAACCGCGGCCGCCCTGCACCGACAAGGATTACTTCTACACCCACACCGCCTGCGACGCCAGCGGGGAG ACCCAGCTGATGTTCAAGTGGGCAGAGCCAAAAATCTGCAGCGAGGAGCTTCCGCAGGCGGCCAAGCTGCCCCCGTCCGGGGTGAAAACCAGGTGCCCCCCCTGCAACCCCGGCTTTGCCAAAGGCAACGGCAGCACCTGCCAGCCCTGTCCCTACGGCTCCTACTCCAACGGCTCCG gcTGCCTCAGCTGCCCGGCGGGCACCGAGCCGGCGCTGGGGTTGGAGTACAAGTGGTGGAACGTGTTGCCCCCCAACATGGAGACCACCGTCCTCAGCGGCATCAACTTCGAGTACAAGGGGATGGCAG GCTGGGAGGTGGCCGGGGACTACATCTACACGGCGGCGGGAGCCTCCGATAACGACTTCATGATCCTCACGCTGGTGGTCCCTGGCTTCAG CCCTCCGAGCCCGGTGCTGGAGGATGCAGAGAGCAAGGAGGTGGCCAGGATCACCTTCGTCTTCGAGACGGTCTGCAGTGTCAGCTGCGAGCTCTACTTCATGGTG GGCATCAACTCCCGCACCAACACCCCGGTGGAGACGTGGACGGGCCCCAGGGGGAAGCAATCCTACACCTACATCGTGGAGAAAAATGCCACCATGAGCTTCACCTGGGCCTTCCAGCGCACCCCCTACCACGAGGCG GGCCGGCGATACACCAACGACGTGGCCAAGCTCTACTCTGTCAACGTCACCAACGTGCTGGGAGGGGTGGCGTCCTTCTGCCGGCGCTGCGCCCCCGAGCCGGCCGGAGCCTGCGCCCCGTGTCCCCCCGGGAACGCCGTGGACCGCGGCGcctgccggccctgcccgcccggcACCTACCTGCGGGGTCACCCCTCCGACGGGACCCCCACCTGCCACCCCTGCGGCCCCGGCACACACAGCAACCAG ctccgctCCCTCTGCTACAACAACTGCAGCTTCTCCCTGCCGCTGCCGGGCCGCATCCTGCACTACGACTTCTCGGCGCTGGCCGCCGGCACGGCCTTCGCCAGCGGGCCCAGCTTCACCGCCAAGGGCCTCAAGTACTTCCACCACTTCAACATCAGCCTCTGCGGCAACCAG GGCAGGAAGATGGCCTCGTGCAGTGACAACGTGACGGACGCGCGGCTGCCGGCGGGCGAGGGGGACCCTGCCCGGGTGGTGACGTCCTACGTCTGTCAGTCCATCCTGGTGCCCCCCGACGTCATGGGCTACAAGGTGGCCGTGTCCTCGCAGCCCGTCAGCCTGGCCGACCGCCTCGTGG GCGTCACCGCCGGCTCCACGCTGGACGGCATCACCTCCCCTCCGGAGCACTTTCCCCCCGGCCACCCCGACCTGCCTGACATCGTCTTCTTCTACAG GTCCAACGACGTGACGCAGCCCTGCAGCGGGGGACGGGCCACCGCCATCCGCCTGCGCTGCGACCCGCTGCGCCTGGGCGCCGGCACCCTGGCTGTGCCCAG CAAATGCCCCGAGGGCACCTGCGACGGCTGCACCTTCCACTTTCTCTGGGTGACGGGCGAGGGTTGTCCCCGCTGCTCCGCCGGCCACTATCGCCCCATCGTCAGCGCCTGCCTCGGCGGCGTCCAG AGAACCACTTACGTCTGGCGGGAGCCCCGGCTGTGCCGCGGCGGGCAGAGTTTGCCGGCGCAGAAGGTGAGGGGCTGCAGGAGCGTGGATTTTTGGCTGAAGGTGGGAATCTCCGCCGGCACCTGCGCCGCCGTCCTGCTCGCCGCCCTCGCCGCCTACTTCTGGAAAAAGAACCAAAA GCTGGAATATAAATACTCCAAACTGGTGATGAACGCGGCGGCCAAGGAGAGCGAGCTGCCGGCGCCGGATAGCTGCGCCATCATGGAGGGGGAGGACGCCGAGGACGACCTGGTTTTTGCCACCAAGAAGTCGCTTTTTGGCAAAATTAAGTCCCTCACGTCCAAG AGGACGCCGGATGGTTTCGACTCCGTCCCGCTGAAGACGTCGTCCGGCAGCACCGCCATGGAGCTgtga
- the ELAPOR1 gene encoding endosome/lysosome-associated apoptosis and autophagy regulator 1 isoform X2: protein MAGTGTAARWVLLTLWLATALSPGRTGERLHVCKESEYHYEYTACDSTGSRWRVAVPHTPGLCTGLPDPVKGTECSFSCKAGEFLDMKAQACKPCAEGTYSLGTGVRFDEWDEVPHGFANVATNLEVDDGFGDAVENCTASTWVPLGDYVASNTDECTATLMYAVNLKQSGTVSFEYIYPDSSIVFEFFVQNDQCQPTVEESRWMRTTEKGWEFHSVELSRGNNVLYWRTTAFSVWSKVPKPVLVRNIGITGVAYTSECFPCKPGTYAPAAGSSACQLCPTDTFSSKGATACQPCEPATYAEPGSASCKPRPPCTDKDYFYTHTACDASGETQLMFKWAEPKICSEELPQAAKLPPSGVKTRCPPCNPGFAKGNGSTCQPCPYGSYSNGSGCLSCPAGTEPALGLEYKWWNVLPPNMETTVLSGINFEYKGMAGWEVAGDYIYTAAGASDNDFMILTLVVPGFSPPSPVLEDAESKEVARITFVFETVCSVSCELYFMVGINSRTNTPVETWTGPRGKQSYTYIVEKNATMSFTWAFQRTPYHEAGRRYTNDVAKLYSVNVTNVLGGVASFCRRCAPEPAGACAPCPPGNAVDRGACRPCPPGTYLRGHPSDGTPTCHPCGPGTHSNQLRSLCYNNCSFSLPLPGRILHYDFSALAAGTAFASGPSFTAKGLKYFHHFNISLCGNQGRKMASCSDNVTDARLPAGEGDPARVVTSYVCQSILVPPDVMGYKVAVSSQPVSLADRLVGVTAGSTLDGITSPPEHFPPGHPDLPDIVFFYRSNDVTQPCSGGRATAIRLRCDPLRLGAGTLAVPSKCPEGTCDGCTFHFLWVTGEGCPRCSAGHYRPIVSACLGGVQRTTYVWREPRLCRGGQSLPAQKAGI from the exons TCTGAGTATCACTATGAGTACACGGCGTGTGACAGCACGGGCTCGCGCTGGAGGGTGGCCGTGCCACACACGCCAGGGCTCTGCACCGGCCTGCCGGACCCCGTCAAGGGCACCGAGTGCT CTTTCTCCTGCAAGGCGGGCGAGTTCCTGGACATGAAGGCGCAGGCGTGCAAGCCCTGTGCCGAGGGCACCTACTCGCTGGGCACCGGCGTCCGCTTCGACGAGTGGGACGAGGTGCCCCACGGCTTCGCCAACGTGGCCACCAACCTGGAGGTCGACGACGGTTTCGGCGACGCGGTGGAGAACTGCACGGC GTCGACGTGGGTGCCGCTGGGGGACTACGTGGCCTCCAACACGGACGAGTGCACGGCCACCCTCATGTACGCCGTCAACCTCAAGCAGTCGGGCACCGTCTCCTTCGAGTACATCTACCCCGACAGCAGCATCGTCTTCGAGTTCTTT GTGCAGAACGACCAGTGCCAGCCCACGGTGGAGGAGTCGCGCTGGATGCGGACGACGGAGAAGGGCTGGGAGTTTCACAGC GTCGAGCTGAGCCGCGGCAACAACGTGCTGTACTGGCGGACCACGGCTTTCTCCGTGTGGTCCAAGGTCCCCAAACCGGTGCTGGTGAGGAACATCGGCATCACAG GGGTGGCTTATACCTCCGAGTGCTTCCCCTGCAAACCGGGCACCTacgcgcccgccgccggctcctccgcctgccagctctgccccaccGACACCTTCTCCAGCAAAGGAGCCACCGCCTGCCAGCCCTGCGAGCCCGCCACCTACGCCG AGCCCGGCTCAGCGTCCTGCAAACCGCGGCCGCCCTGCACCGACAAGGATTACTTCTACACCCACACCGCCTGCGACGCCAGCGGGGAG ACCCAGCTGATGTTCAAGTGGGCAGAGCCAAAAATCTGCAGCGAGGAGCTTCCGCAGGCGGCCAAGCTGCCCCCGTCCGGGGTGAAAACCAGGTGCCCCCCCTGCAACCCCGGCTTTGCCAAAGGCAACGGCAGCACCTGCCAGCCCTGTCCCTACGGCTCCTACTCCAACGGCTCCG gcTGCCTCAGCTGCCCGGCGGGCACCGAGCCGGCGCTGGGGTTGGAGTACAAGTGGTGGAACGTGTTGCCCCCCAACATGGAGACCACCGTCCTCAGCGGCATCAACTTCGAGTACAAGGGGATGGCAG GCTGGGAGGTGGCCGGGGACTACATCTACACGGCGGCGGGAGCCTCCGATAACGACTTCATGATCCTCACGCTGGTGGTCCCTGGCTTCAG CCCTCCGAGCCCGGTGCTGGAGGATGCAGAGAGCAAGGAGGTGGCCAGGATCACCTTCGTCTTCGAGACGGTCTGCAGTGTCAGCTGCGAGCTCTACTTCATGGTG GGCATCAACTCCCGCACCAACACCCCGGTGGAGACGTGGACGGGCCCCAGGGGGAAGCAATCCTACACCTACATCGTGGAGAAAAATGCCACCATGAGCTTCACCTGGGCCTTCCAGCGCACCCCCTACCACGAGGCG GGCCGGCGATACACCAACGACGTGGCCAAGCTCTACTCTGTCAACGTCACCAACGTGCTGGGAGGGGTGGCGTCCTTCTGCCGGCGCTGCGCCCCCGAGCCGGCCGGAGCCTGCGCCCCGTGTCCCCCCGGGAACGCCGTGGACCGCGGCGcctgccggccctgcccgcccggcACCTACCTGCGGGGTCACCCCTCCGACGGGACCCCCACCTGCCACCCCTGCGGCCCCGGCACACACAGCAACCAG ctccgctCCCTCTGCTACAACAACTGCAGCTTCTCCCTGCCGCTGCCGGGCCGCATCCTGCACTACGACTTCTCGGCGCTGGCCGCCGGCACGGCCTTCGCCAGCGGGCCCAGCTTCACCGCCAAGGGCCTCAAGTACTTCCACCACTTCAACATCAGCCTCTGCGGCAACCAG GGCAGGAAGATGGCCTCGTGCAGTGACAACGTGACGGACGCGCGGCTGCCGGCGGGCGAGGGGGACCCTGCCCGGGTGGTGACGTCCTACGTCTGTCAGTCCATCCTGGTGCCCCCCGACGTCATGGGCTACAAGGTGGCCGTGTCCTCGCAGCCCGTCAGCCTGGCCGACCGCCTCGTGG GCGTCACCGCCGGCTCCACGCTGGACGGCATCACCTCCCCTCCGGAGCACTTTCCCCCCGGCCACCCCGACCTGCCTGACATCGTCTTCTTCTACAG GTCCAACGACGTGACGCAGCCCTGCAGCGGGGGACGGGCCACCGCCATCCGCCTGCGCTGCGACCCGCTGCGCCTGGGCGCCGGCACCCTGGCTGTGCCCAG CAAATGCCCCGAGGGCACCTGCGACGGCTGCACCTTCCACTTTCTCTGGGTGACGGGCGAGGGTTGTCCCCGCTGCTCCGCCGGCCACTATCGCCCCATCGTCAGCGCCTGCCTCGGCGGCGTCCAG AGAACCACTTACGTCTGGCGGGAGCCCCGGCTGTGCCGCGGCGGGCAGAGTTTGCCGGCGCAGAAG GCTGGAATATAA